A window of Hyperolius riggenbachi isolate aHypRig1 chromosome 1, aHypRig1.pri, whole genome shotgun sequence contains these coding sequences:
- the LOC137533238 gene encoding hydroxycarboxylic acid receptor 2-like, with translation MIMDGFYPSHNQSNCTCCFFEDTLLSYVIPPILIIIFLLGSLFNGIALWAFCFHIKEWKSSTVYLFNLSVADFLLIICLPFRTDYYLKQKTWLYGDVPCRVMLFMCAVNRAGSIFFLTIIGLDRYFKVVYPHHKINFMSIKAAIITTCAVWLTAISVTAFILTKNHTGGNKSRKAFCDSFLVCPVASWWHDVLFIMEFFLPMFIVLFCSYSIIWRLRQRNLDKDTKIKKAVKCITLVGVVFCICFLPSVSTRIEIIRLSASPEGCNCSLYRTVETAFFITLCFTYMNSVCNPLVYYFSSPSMRTFYLQVLVKLKIYPTTCPKLSIPK, from the coding sequence ATGATAATGGATGGATTTTACCCTTCTCACAACCAGAGCAACTGCACTTGCTGCTTTTTTGAGGATACCCTTCTTTCCTACGTTATTCCTCCGATTCtgattattatatttttattggGATCGTTATTTAATGGTATTGCTTTGTGGGCCTTCTGCTTTCACATCAAAGAATGGAAGTCTAGTACAGTCTATCTCTTCAACCTGTCGGTGGCTGATTTCCTACTCATCATCTGCCTGCCCTTCAGAACGGACTACTACCTGAAGCAGAAAACCTGGCTCTATGGAGATGTCCCTTGCAGAGTGATGTTGTTCATGTGTGCTGTGAACAGGGCAGGAAGTATCTTCTTTCTTACAATAATCGGTTTGGATCGATATTTTAAGGTTGTCTACCCACATCACAAAATCAATTTCATGTCCATTAAGGCTGCTATTATTACTACCTGTGCTGTATGGCTTACAGCAATTTCAGTGACTGCCTTCATCCTCACTAAAAACCATACAGGTGGGAATAAGTCAAGGAAGGCCTTCTGTGACAGCTTTCTGGTGTGTCCTGTGGCCTCGTGGTGGCACGATGTCCTCTTCATCATGGAGTTTTTCTTACCTATGTTCATTGTCCTGTTTTGTTCCTACAGTATCATCTGGAGGCTCCGGCAAAGGAACCTGGACAAAGACACAAAGATTAAAAAAGCTGTCAAATGTATCACGCTTGTCGGTGTAGTCTTCTGCATATGTTTCTTACCAAGTGTGTCCACCAGGATTGAAATCATAAGACTCAGTGCATCTCCTGAAGGATGTAACTGTAGCctctacagaactgtggaaactgcTTTCTTCATCACACTGTGCTTCACTTACATGAACAGTGTATGTAATCCTTTGGTGTATTACTTTTCCAGTCCTTCCATGAGGactttttatttacaagttttagTCAAGCTAAAAATATACCCAACAACTTGCCCTAAACTTTCCATCCCcaaataa